The following proteins are encoded in a genomic region of Sebastes fasciatus isolate fSebFas1 chromosome 12, fSebFas1.pri, whole genome shotgun sequence:
- the LOC141778726 gene encoding polycomb protein SCMH1 isoform X2, whose product MRKPVPQKAIEWKDARRIKQTRGGRPSRVLSQYQGLFSWDKYLKETGASAAPSACFRQSLTPPLNEFKAGMKLEALDPRNTTSTCIATVVGLTGSRLRLRLDGSDNKNDFWRLVDSSEIQPIGNCEKNGGMLQPPLGFRLNASSWPMFLLKTLNGAEMAPSRIFHKEPPAPEQNSFQMGMKLEAVDRKNPHFICPATVGALRGVEVLVTFDGWRGAFDYYCRYDSRDIFPVGWCSLTGDNLQPPGTKVVLPKSLGALTDGSVESPAMHPTPTVGRPPGQRGRKPGRRKTKVTGLWNQKGSALGPPSIQPGKGLEPIKIPKKRGPKPGNKLAWAKRAGWLEDAMAGPGRPVTGPGRTRGRLPANWAQRIALQQVQTQAEPIKIPKKRGPKPGSKRKPRVVPNPVPTSPTSSTPEPDTSTVPLDNATIPNSALQAPTVCVYLNKYGKVGPHLDQRRIQQLPDHFGPGRASSVLQQCVQACVDSAHNQATVFSCLKSGQGGEVISACFDQQQHTLTLPTVSSVTYVLRFLEKLCHNLHCDPLFGSQPVARGGLHYDSHTYTTERRSFGDSLTTGPGRGTKRFLQDYNSPLPQKLSKISRHSTDGESFMEKNVATSEHLKKSPLSPNSTVQTPGLRSPSKLLHHNNSTGSGSFRESPRPSGQDPNLWTVEDVMQYIRDIDPVLAPHADLFRKHEIDGKALLLLRSDMMMKYMGLKLGPALKLTFHIDKLKRA is encoded by the exons ATGAGGAAACCTGTGCCACAGAAag CTATAGAGTGGAAAGATGCCAGAAGGATCAAGCAAACCCGGGGTGGACGGCCCTCCCGGGTGCTCTCACAGTACCAAG GGCTTTTCAGTTGGGACAAATACCTGAAAGAGACGGGTGCCTCTGCTGCACCCTCTGCTTGCTTCAGACAG aGCCTCACACCTCCACTTAACGAGTTCAAGGCGGGGATGAAGCTGGAGGCCCTGGACCCGCGAAACACCACGTCAACCTGCATCGCCACGGTGGTGGGCCTGACGGGCTCGCGGCTGCGGCTTCGCTTGGACGGGTCCGACAACAAGAACGACTTCTGGCGCCTCGTGGACTCTTCAGAGATCCAGCCAATTGGCAACTGTGAGAAGAACGGAGGCATGCTGCAGCCACCGCTTg GTTTCCGTCTCAATGCGTCCTCTTGGCCCATGTTCCTTCTGAAAACACTGAATGGAGCTGAGATGGCACCTTCTCGCATCTTTCACAAG GAGCCTCCCGCCCCGGAGCAGAACTCCTTCCAGATGGGCATGAAGCTGGAGGCGGTGGACCGTAAAAACCCCCACTTTATCTGCCCGGCTACAGTGGGTGCACTGCGTGGTGTCGAGGTGCTGGTCACCTTTGATGGTTGGCGGGGAGCCTTTGACTACTACTGCCGCTACGACTCGCGTGACATCTTCCCTGTTGGCTGGTGCTCCCTCACTGGAGACAACCTTCAGCCGCCTGGTACCAAAG TAGTGCTGCCTAAGAGCCTCGGGGCATTGACAGACGGGAGTGTGGAGAGCCCAGCCATGCACCCCACGCCCACGGTGGGCAGACCTCCAGGTCAGAGAGGACGCAAGCCAGGCCGCAGGAAAACCAAGGTGACGGGTCTCTGGAATCAGAAGGGCTCAGCGTTGGGACCACCGAGCATCCAGCCAGGCAAAGGCCTGGAGCCCATCAAGATCCCCAAGAAACGAGGGCCCAAGCCTGGCAATAAG TTGGCCTGGGCAAAGAGAGCTGGCTGGCTGGAAGATGCCATGGCTGGCCCAGGACGGCCGGTGACGGGCCCAGGGCGAACCAGGGGCAGACTGCCTGCCAACTGGGCACAGAGGATAGCTCTGCAGCAGGTCCAGACTCAGGCAGAACCTATCAAGATCCCAAAGAAAAGAGGGCCAAAGCCTGGCAGCAAG AGGAAACCGCGCGTGGTACCTAATCCAGTCCCCACGTCTCCCACCAGCAGCACTCCAGAGCCCGACACCAGCACTGTGCCTCTGGACAACGCCACCATCCCCAACTCTGCACTACAGGCCCCCACAG TTTGTGTGTACCTAAACAAGTACGGCAAGGTGGGACCCCATTTGGACCAGCGGCGTATCCAGCAGCTCCCGGACCACTTTGGGCCAGGCCGGGCCTCCTCGGTGCTTCAGCAGTGTGTTCAGGCTTGTGTGGACTCCGCCCACAACCAGGCCACCGTCTTCTCCTGCCTCAAGTCTGGGCAAGGAGGTGAAGTCATTTCAG CCTGCTTTGACCAGCAGCAACACACCCTGACCCTGCCCACAGTCAGCAGTGTCACCTACGTCCTCCGCTTCCTGGAGAAACTCTGCCACAACCTTCACTGCGATCCTCTGTTTGGCAGCCAGCCTGTAGCCAGAGGAGGCCTTCACTACGACAGTCACACGTACACTACAG AGAGGAGAAGTTTTGGAGACAGCCTAACGACGGGCCCGGGCCGAGGCACCAAGCGGTTCCTCCAGGACTACAATAGTCCACTTCCTCAGAAACTGTCCAAAATCTCCCGGCACTCCACCGACG GCGAGTCCTTCATGGAGAAGAATGTCGCCACATCAGAGCACTTAAAGAAGAGCCCTCTCTCTCCAAACTCGACGGTACAAACTCCCGGCCTGAGGTCTCCCTCCAAGCTGCTGCATCATAACAACTCTACAG GTTCAGGCAGTTTCCGGGAGAGCCCGAGGCCGAGTGGTCAGGACCCCAACCTGTGGACAGTGGAGGATGTCATGCAGTATATCAGAGATATCGACCCAGTGCTGGCACCACATGCTGACCTATTCAGAAAACAT GAGATTGACGGCAAAGCACTCCTGTTGCTGCGTAGCGACATGATGATGAAATACATGGGCTTGAAGCTCGGTCCCGCGCTCAAACTCACCTTCCACATCGACAAGCTCAAGCGGGCTTGA
- the LOC141778726 gene encoding polycomb protein SCMH1 isoform X1: protein MRKPVPQKAIEWKDARRIKQTRGGRPSRVLSQYQGLFSWDKYLKETGASAAPSACFRQSLTPPLNEFKAGMKLEALDPRNTTSTCIATVVGLTGSRLRLRLDGSDNKNDFWRLVDSSEIQPIGNCEKNGGMLQPPLGFRLNASSWPMFLLKTLNGAEMAPSRIFHKQEPPAPEQNSFQMGMKLEAVDRKNPHFICPATVGALRGVEVLVTFDGWRGAFDYYCRYDSRDIFPVGWCSLTGDNLQPPGTKVVLPKSLGALTDGSVESPAMHPTPTVGRPPGQRGRKPGRRKTKVTGLWNQKGSALGPPSIQPGKGLEPIKIPKKRGPKPGNKLAWAKRAGWLEDAMAGPGRPVTGPGRTRGRLPANWAQRIALQQVQTQAEPIKIPKKRGPKPGSKRKPRVVPNPVPTSPTSSTPEPDTSTVPLDNATIPNSALQAPTVCVYLNKYGKVGPHLDQRRIQQLPDHFGPGRASSVLQQCVQACVDSAHNQATVFSCLKSGQGGEVISACFDQQQHTLTLPTVSSVTYVLRFLEKLCHNLHCDPLFGSQPVARGGLHYDSHTYTTERRSFGDSLTTGPGRGTKRFLQDYNSPLPQKLSKISRHSTDGESFMEKNVATSEHLKKSPLSPNSTVQTPGLRSPSKLLHHNNSTGSGSFRESPRPSGQDPNLWTVEDVMQYIRDIDPVLAPHADLFRKHEIDGKALLLLRSDMMMKYMGLKLGPALKLTFHIDKLKRA from the exons ATGAGGAAACCTGTGCCACAGAAag CTATAGAGTGGAAAGATGCCAGAAGGATCAAGCAAACCCGGGGTGGACGGCCCTCCCGGGTGCTCTCACAGTACCAAG GGCTTTTCAGTTGGGACAAATACCTGAAAGAGACGGGTGCCTCTGCTGCACCCTCTGCTTGCTTCAGACAG aGCCTCACACCTCCACTTAACGAGTTCAAGGCGGGGATGAAGCTGGAGGCCCTGGACCCGCGAAACACCACGTCAACCTGCATCGCCACGGTGGTGGGCCTGACGGGCTCGCGGCTGCGGCTTCGCTTGGACGGGTCCGACAACAAGAACGACTTCTGGCGCCTCGTGGACTCTTCAGAGATCCAGCCAATTGGCAACTGTGAGAAGAACGGAGGCATGCTGCAGCCACCGCTTg GTTTCCGTCTCAATGCGTCCTCTTGGCCCATGTTCCTTCTGAAAACACTGAATGGAGCTGAGATGGCACCTTCTCGCATCTTTCACAAG CAGGAGCCTCCCGCCCCGGAGCAGAACTCCTTCCAGATGGGCATGAAGCTGGAGGCGGTGGACCGTAAAAACCCCCACTTTATCTGCCCGGCTACAGTGGGTGCACTGCGTGGTGTCGAGGTGCTGGTCACCTTTGATGGTTGGCGGGGAGCCTTTGACTACTACTGCCGCTACGACTCGCGTGACATCTTCCCTGTTGGCTGGTGCTCCCTCACTGGAGACAACCTTCAGCCGCCTGGTACCAAAG TAGTGCTGCCTAAGAGCCTCGGGGCATTGACAGACGGGAGTGTGGAGAGCCCAGCCATGCACCCCACGCCCACGGTGGGCAGACCTCCAGGTCAGAGAGGACGCAAGCCAGGCCGCAGGAAAACCAAGGTGACGGGTCTCTGGAATCAGAAGGGCTCAGCGTTGGGACCACCGAGCATCCAGCCAGGCAAAGGCCTGGAGCCCATCAAGATCCCCAAGAAACGAGGGCCCAAGCCTGGCAATAAG TTGGCCTGGGCAAAGAGAGCTGGCTGGCTGGAAGATGCCATGGCTGGCCCAGGACGGCCGGTGACGGGCCCAGGGCGAACCAGGGGCAGACTGCCTGCCAACTGGGCACAGAGGATAGCTCTGCAGCAGGTCCAGACTCAGGCAGAACCTATCAAGATCCCAAAGAAAAGAGGGCCAAAGCCTGGCAGCAAG AGGAAACCGCGCGTGGTACCTAATCCAGTCCCCACGTCTCCCACCAGCAGCACTCCAGAGCCCGACACCAGCACTGTGCCTCTGGACAACGCCACCATCCCCAACTCTGCACTACAGGCCCCCACAG TTTGTGTGTACCTAAACAAGTACGGCAAGGTGGGACCCCATTTGGACCAGCGGCGTATCCAGCAGCTCCCGGACCACTTTGGGCCAGGCCGGGCCTCCTCGGTGCTTCAGCAGTGTGTTCAGGCTTGTGTGGACTCCGCCCACAACCAGGCCACCGTCTTCTCCTGCCTCAAGTCTGGGCAAGGAGGTGAAGTCATTTCAG CCTGCTTTGACCAGCAGCAACACACCCTGACCCTGCCCACAGTCAGCAGTGTCACCTACGTCCTCCGCTTCCTGGAGAAACTCTGCCACAACCTTCACTGCGATCCTCTGTTTGGCAGCCAGCCTGTAGCCAGAGGAGGCCTTCACTACGACAGTCACACGTACACTACAG AGAGGAGAAGTTTTGGAGACAGCCTAACGACGGGCCCGGGCCGAGGCACCAAGCGGTTCCTCCAGGACTACAATAGTCCACTTCCTCAGAAACTGTCCAAAATCTCCCGGCACTCCACCGACG GCGAGTCCTTCATGGAGAAGAATGTCGCCACATCAGAGCACTTAAAGAAGAGCCCTCTCTCTCCAAACTCGACGGTACAAACTCCCGGCCTGAGGTCTCCCTCCAAGCTGCTGCATCATAACAACTCTACAG GTTCAGGCAGTTTCCGGGAGAGCCCGAGGCCGAGTGGTCAGGACCCCAACCTGTGGACAGTGGAGGATGTCATGCAGTATATCAGAGATATCGACCCAGTGCTGGCACCACATGCTGACCTATTCAGAAAACAT GAGATTGACGGCAAAGCACTCCTGTTGCTGCGTAGCGACATGATGATGAAATACATGGGCTTGAAGCTCGGTCCCGCGCTCAAACTCACCTTCCACATCGACAAGCTCAAGCGGGCTTGA